A window from Kovacikia minuta CCNUW1 encodes these proteins:
- a CDS encoding nitrile hydratase subunit alpha, whose product MSGLNDVIWNLMLLKAQTDSDFKARLLQDCKGALESLQLDITDLETEEIQLPKTPVKIELKVQENLDTLKILVPPGVIVEENPEGDAIEITIPLPSAGETSVENIKENIRQISSALGDRVDLMCMGGSGGGGL is encoded by the coding sequence ATGTCAGGATTAAATGATGTTATTTGGAATTTGATGCTCTTAAAGGCTCAAACCGATTCAGACTTTAAGGCTCGTCTCCTACAGGATTGCAAAGGTGCTTTAGAAAGCCTTCAGTTAGATATTACAGATCTGGAGACAGAAGAAATTCAACTTCCCAAAACACCTGTTAAGATTGAGCTCAAAGTTCAGGAGAATCTAGATACACTAAAAATCCTTGTCCCGCCAGGAGTAATAGTGGAAGAAAATCCAGAAGGGGACGCGATAGAGATTACTATCCCGCTTCCCTCAGCAGGTGAGACTTCTGTAGAGAACATAAAAGAAAATATACGTCAAATTAGCTCCGCCCTAGGAGACAGAGTAGATCTAATGTGCATGGGTGGCAGTGGCGGTGGTGGGCTTTGA
- a CDS encoding SagB family peptide dehydrogenase, with protein MFESTQSIVLSFIKNVTLIDLSAKQVILQSPVIDLTLKKLTPGLLTCLHLLASDGATEKELSQVVLQIDGTVALSRLYQWLQKFNQSCLLQRTVKVDSLSIATVVPISRYYQFQFKAVEPKQRFILSRFAYCRRQEDQIVLESPLAYAQVLVQDWRFAGLLHQLTQPLDCYELFERVAGFSESTIHLFVSLLQNLDLLTEETVEVREKQSDTLNIWSFHELLFHARSRVGRQISFFRQDNQSLINNHLLDVVKPQTADKGISLCKAKIEDLAMLDIPFTSVLEARKSIRTYDIQPITDRQLGEFLYRTARTKSITQTKEPRQISSRPYPSAGACYELELYITINRCQNLDSGFYHYCPKNHQIHKVSNRSKSIGFLLQGAAEAANQNPEDLQILIVIAARFPRWITEYASIMYSSTLKNVGVLYQTMYLVATAMNLAPCALSFGDSDLFAAATGTDYYSETSVGEFLLGSKQAD; from the coding sequence ATGTTTGAGAGTACTCAATCAATTGTTCTATCATTTATTAAGAATGTTACTCTAATAGATCTTTCAGCAAAGCAAGTAATTCTACAATCGCCAGTCATTGATCTCACACTAAAAAAATTGACTCCTGGTTTATTAACCTGCCTACACCTCTTAGCTAGTGATGGTGCAACAGAGAAGGAACTTAGCCAAGTCGTTTTGCAGATAGATGGAACCGTAGCACTTTCAAGGCTCTATCAATGGTTGCAAAAGTTCAACCAATCGTGTTTACTTCAACGAACAGTAAAAGTGGATAGCTTATCTATCGCAACTGTTGTCCCAATCTCTCGTTACTACCAGTTTCAGTTTAAAGCAGTCGAACCAAAACAAAGATTTATTCTTTCGAGATTTGCATATTGCAGAAGACAGGAAGACCAAATAGTTTTAGAATCACCGCTAGCATATGCACAAGTACTTGTGCAAGATTGGCGCTTTGCAGGCTTACTCCATCAACTTACTCAGCCTTTGGACTGCTATGAGCTTTTTGAAAGAGTCGCAGGCTTTTCAGAATCTACAATCCATCTCTTTGTTAGTCTACTTCAGAATCTTGACCTTCTTACTGAAGAGACTGTAGAAGTGCGAGAAAAGCAAAGTGATACTTTGAATATTTGGAGTTTTCATGAGCTACTTTTCCATGCCCGTAGTAGAGTTGGAAGACAAATCAGCTTCTTCAGACAAGATAATCAATCTCTCATAAATAACCACTTATTAGATGTAGTTAAGCCTCAAACTGCTGATAAGGGAATTAGCCTATGTAAAGCTAAAATAGAAGATTTGGCAATGTTAGATATTCCCTTTACATCAGTTCTGGAAGCGAGAAAGTCTATCAGAACTTATGACATACAGCCAATTACTGATAGACAGCTAGGAGAGTTCTTGTACCGTACTGCCAGAACCAAGAGTATTACTCAAACTAAAGAGCCACGGCAAATTAGTAGCCGACCCTACCCATCAGCTGGGGCATGCTACGAATTGGAACTATATATTACTATAAATCGCTGTCAAAATCTTGATTCTGGTTTTTATCATTACTGCCCTAAAAATCATCAAATTCATAAGGTTTCTAATAGAAGTAAATCTATTGGGTTTCTTCTACAAGGAGCGGCTGAAGCAGCCAATCAAAACCCAGAAGATTTACAAATTCTGATTGTTATTGCAGCAAGATTTCCTCGTTGGATCACAGAGTATGCATCAATAATGTACTCATCAACTCTTAAGAATGTAGGTGTTCTTTATCAAACGATGTATCTTGTAGCAACAGCGATGAATCTGGCACCCTGTGCACTTTCCTTCGGTGATTCTGATCTATTTGCTGCCGCTACTGGTACTGATTATTACTCTGAGACATCAGTTGGTGAATTTCTTTTAGGCAGCAAACAAGCTGATTAG
- a CDS encoding DUF6888 family protein, translating to MQEPTDAQVRSLYRLCHLLTNVMFQPIHIVRLDERTLNLFILAGKEEEIELEIRPNGSIEP from the coding sequence ATGCAAGAACCAACAGATGCACAGGTGCGATCGCTGTATCGGCTCTGCCATCTACTCACTAATGTGATGTTTCAACCCATTCACATTGTGCGGCTCGATGAGCGAACGCTCAATCTTTTCATTTTGGCTGGGAAAGAAGAAGAAATTGAGCTTGAAATTCGACCAAATGGGAGTATTGAGCCATGA
- a CDS encoding DUF6887 family protein — protein sequence MTQVNYAAMSDQELKHYILTHRNDQNAFHAYMDRRHSRPSRIAVEPDDPAWEEKVTSAIQAQLGANR from the coding sequence ATGACTCAAGTAAACTATGCCGCAATGAGTGACCAAGAGCTAAAGCACTACATTCTCACTCATCGGAACGACCAGAATGCCTTCCATGCCTACATGGATCGTCGGCACTCTCGCCCTAGCAGGATCGCTGTTGAGCCTGATGACCCAGCCTGGGAAGAAAAGGTAACATCAGCAATTCAGGCGCAGCTAGGCGCTAATCGTTAA
- a CDS encoding Uma2 family endonuclease has protein sequence MSLAKDRNLQEDLWEDIAFPPSNLESDEPPLESDLHVRQVILLIQCLEYLWRNKNDFYATGNLTIYFSPDQIKSRDFRGPDFFVVLGTERKPRKSWVLWAEGGKYPNIIVEILSDSTAMVDRGLKKQLYQDIFRTPEYFWFHPETLEFAGFSLISGQYQPTAPNSQGLLWSQQLELYLGIHNGQLRYFTTEGEPVPTPQEVVRQAQQQAEQAQQQAADERRQRALLLEKLRERGIDPEAL, from the coding sequence ATGTCCCTTGCTAAAGACCGCAACCTCCAGGAGGATCTGTGGGAAGACATCGCCTTCCCACCCAGTAATTTGGAAAGCGACGAGCCGCCATTGGAAAGCGATCTGCACGTGCGGCAGGTTATCCTGCTGATTCAATGCCTGGAGTATTTGTGGCGTAACAAAAATGACTTTTATGCCACTGGCAACCTGACCATCTACTTCAGCCCGGATCAGATCAAATCCCGTGACTTTCGAGGACCCGATTTTTTCGTTGTCCTGGGTACCGAACGCAAACCGCGCAAAAGTTGGGTGCTGTGGGCAGAAGGTGGCAAATACCCCAATATCATCGTGGAAATTTTGTCTGACAGTACGGCAATGGTCGATCGCGGTTTAAAGAAACAACTCTATCAAGACATTTTCCGCACCCCTGAATATTTCTGGTTTCATCCCGAAACCCTTGAGTTTGCAGGCTTCTCCCTGATCAGCGGACAGTATCAACCGACCGCGCCCAACTCGCAAGGATTGCTTTGGAGCCAACAGCTTGAGCTTTACCTAGGCATTCATAACGGGCAACTGCGCTACTTTACAACTGAAGGAGAACCTGTACCGACACCCCAAGAGGTTGTGAGACAAGCTCAACAGCAGGCAGAACAAGCTCAACAGCAGGCAGCAGACGAACGGCGACAGAGAGCGCTGCTGTTAGAAAAACTGCGGGAACGTGGAATTGATCCAGAGGCACTTTAG